The DNA region ATATGAGGAAATAAAATTCTGTTACTATATATGGAAGTATGTATTAGTGTTTGTTGTAAGAGAAAAGATTGGTGGCCTCAGGGTAGAACTATCTGAGGCAGCATGGGAAATTGTGCAGGTGGCTGGGGAGACAAGTAAGTAATgaagtcaggaagagtctgagtCAGAGATGATGTGTGGGGGCTGAATTTGGAATGGTGTGCTTCAGAGCTCTGATCCCAAGTGTTAAGATATGAGAACCATGAATAAGAATGGTTTTGTCAAGCATGGTGATGATACATGCCTAGAAttatagcacttgggagatagaggcaggaggatcagaagttcaaggtcacccttgaatacatagtgggactgaagccagcctgggctacatgagacctgttcAAAAGTAACTATTACTATTTTGGTAATGTAGGAAGCTAGTTACCGTTTTTAATGCAGATTTGCCTCACATTTTCCCTGTAGTGAATATATAGCATAATGAATGGTAGTTATAGCTGATTTGTACCCACCAAGCACTGATGCAAACTGTCATACCTGAAGTctgaaaatgaatttttcattGTAGCTGCAAACTGTTAAGTGGATAGCCGCTCAGGATGTATTCTTATAAAAATCAGAACAAGTGACCAGTTTATGTGTTCCAGGTGACAGTGAAGGTGACGAAGAGGAGACCACACAAGATGAAGTATCTTCCCACACATCAGAGGAAGATGGTGGGGTAGTCAAAGtggaaaaagaattagaaaatgcAGAAGCACCTGTTGGTAGTGGGGACGCACTAGTAGAGCATGAGGCAAGTGCACACAGTCTTGGCCTGCATGGCAGCTTTCCCTTCTACCCCAGCCCGCACCCCTGAAGCTTTGCCTTCGCTCCCAGCAGAGTGAGAACTACTCTCAGGAGCTTCTGTCTCTCAGGAGGATGTTTCCAGGTTAAATGAGAGTCAGGCTGTGTTGTGGAACCAGCTTCCAAATACATTGTATCCTGAGGACTCAGGCCAGGAGCATATAGAAGGGAATCTAGTCCTTTCCCTGCAGAGTCCAATGATCTCAGGACAGAAAGCCTTGAAAATTGAAGAAATGTAATTTCTTTCATTCAAACAATATTTTATCCTTCAGTCTGCAGTGGGAACCTAAGACTATTGAAAGAGGTGGGGCAGGGAAGAGACTAGTGAAAAGTCTTCATGACTTGCCTGTTTGGTGGATTTGCAGGTCACAGAAAACCTAAATTCTGACCCCTTACTTGAACTCTGCCAGTGTCCCCTCTGCCAGATAGACTGTGGGAGTCGGGAGCAGCTGATTGCACATGTGTACCAGGTACGGAATGGGGAGGGAGCTCTGGGGCTGAGTGCCAGCAGTGTAGAGCTCAGATGCTGCAGTGGCCTTTGCCTCTGCAAAGGAAGCTCAGGTTATTGGTTCTACTAGGACTTCTTCCACCCCTCAGAGCATCATGGAAAATAATGGTTGAGTTCCCAGACAGATACACTGTAGAATTGAGTATCATGGCTTTGTTTTACTAAATTGTTTAATAATCAGTAGTGAAATAGAAACTGACTTCTCTTAACAATGATGGCTTTTAAAAGTAGAGTAGGGCCaacataaattatataatgtGAGTCAACAAGATGGTTCTGGtggtaaaggcacctgctaccaagcctgatgacctgagtatagtcctcaggacccacacggtggaaggagagaattgattgCCCttattatcctctgacctctacacacacatacacacacacacacacacacacacacacacatatacactatggCATGCACAGGTGTAAGCATGCTTCAGGCACACAGATAAAACACAGAGTGACATATTTTGGGGGTGCCAGTGAAAGTACAAACAAGGAAAATAGCAAAAGACATCTTCTCCTAAAAGGTACACAACTAAGAGTGTGTCTACTCCTGGTGCTCTGTGTTCTGAGACAAGagtacatagcccaggttggacCAGGCTTTAGAGATCATACCTGTAAAGATGATTAGAAGTTCTTAGGTTCATTAGAAGTACTTCGTCAGAAGCTCTAGGAAAGACAGTCCATAAATACTTGTTAAAAGCCACTATTCCTGCCTGGCCCCTtcattgtacttttaaaatgcaCATGTATCGGTACACTATGAGCCAGGACAACAAAACTATCAAGAGCAGGAATTCCGCTAAGGCTCTGAGGTGGGCTTTGGAACTCCATTATTCCTCAAACCATTCATGTGTCCCAGAATATGGCAAGAACTCAAAGTAATAAAATCTGAGCAATGGGCTGAAAGGCTGGGCTCCTCTGGAAATCCACTAACACAACAGGCATGCTTTTTCCAGGAGCTAAACAAATAGTTCCAAGTCCCTCAGtctaagggaaagaaaaggaagggtgcAAACTGTCGTGAAGCAACAAGAACTTGACAGCTTAAGGCTTTGTTTTACAGCATACTGCAGCAGTGGTGAGTGCCAAGAGTTACATGTGCCCTGTCTGTGGACGGGCCCTTAGCTCCCCAGGGTCTTTGGGTCGCCACCTCCTAATCCATTCAGAAGATCAGCGGTCTAACTGTGCTGTGTGTGGAGCCCGTTTTACTAGCCATGCCACTTTTAACAGGTTAGTAGAACACCTACCCTTGTACTCAGAGCAAGTTACTAGGTATAAGAAAGGTCaaaagaggctgggcagtggtgatgcatgcctttaatcccagcacttgggaagcagaggcaggcagatttctgagttcgaggccagcctggtctacagagtgagttccaggacagccagggctacacagagaaaccctgtctcgaaaacaaaaaaaacaaaaaacaaaaacaaaagaaaaaaaggtcaaaAGAAACACGAGATAAATAATTCAAATGAACTGACAAAATAATCTGGAGATAAAAGCAATGAGACTTGGAGATACAATAGACAGTATGTACTAGATATCCCTCAAGGGAAAtgaattgcttttttttccctatcAGACTATTTCCAACTAGAAAGTAATGCAGAAACATGCAAGAGCATTCATGGTAAGACAGACAGAAGTTACAATATGCTAAGAGGACCCTGGTGCAAGGACACACTGCTGTGTTCTGGGAAGACTGAAACACTGTCCTCTCATTGTCTTGTTTGTACAACGCACAAGCTACTTTTCCTTATGGGCAGTGTCAGATAGGAGGTGTGGTAAGGCAGTGAATTAATTGTACCTGTGTGAAGGAAACTTCATTCACACACCAGGCTTAGACCTGCACAGCTCCTTAAGAAATTGCCATTCTGACTTTGCCTTGTGGGGTTATTCTAGGTAGATTTCTATGGCAGGTGGCTCAGTTGCTAATTCAAGGTGGGCCTTAAAACATAGTAGGCACCCTAGTCCAAGGAACAGAAGGGGTCCTCCGAGCATTCAGACCAAGCGGTGGACTTGGGGCAGTTTGCCTAGTGGATAAGGAGTAAGCTTACCTACTTGCTACGGTGAAATACTAACCATCAAAAATCTTTACTTCTCAGTGAGAAACTTCCTGAAGTACTTAATATGGAATCCGTACCCCAAGTCCATAGTGAGGGTCCCTCCAGTGCTGAAGGAAAGGACATTGCCTGTAGTCCTCCAGTATACCCTGCTGGAATTCTGCTTGTTTGCAACAACTGTGCTGCTTACCGCAAGCTACTGGAAACACAGACTCCCAGTGTACGCAAGTGGGCCCTTCGTCGACAGAATGAACCTTTGGAAGTAAGGCTGCAACGACTTGAACGAGAACGCACAGCCAAGAAGAGTCGGAGAGACAATGAGACCCCAGAGGAGCGGGAGGTAAGACGCATGAGGGATCGTGAAGCTAAGCGCCTGCAGCGCATGCAAGAGACAGATGAGCAGCGAGCTCGAAGGCTGCAGCGAGACCGTGAGGCCATGAGGCTGAAGCGGGCTAATGAAACCCCAGAGAAGCGGCAGGCCCGACTTATTCGAGAGCGAGAGGCTAAGAGGCTCAAAAGGAGACTGGAGAAAATGGACATGATGTTGCGAGCTCAGTTTGGTCAGGACCCTTCTGCCATGGCAGCCTTAGCAGCTGAAATGAACTTCTTCCAGTTGCCTGTGAATGGGGTAGAGTTGGACAGCCAGCTTCTAGGGAAAATGGCCTTCGAAGAACAGAACAACAGCTCTCTGCACTGAACCACACCCTCTTGCCTGACCTCCCATCCACTCCAGCCCACGGGGATTGGTACTGCAGTCACTCAGGAGGCCACAGTCCTTGCTGCCACAGGCAGGTCCCAGTTGGTTGCAGGGAAACCTGTGTACCCTCTGCATTTGGGAACAGGATGGGGTCAGGAGGGACCTGGCTCAATGCAGCTCTGGACAAGGAGCAGGCACTCCAGAAACCTGGACTCTTCAGCCCACAGTGGCAGGCCAGGATTATGGGACTGAGGACCCAGTATGGTCATGAAGCTGTGAGggcaaataaattaattttatctttcctggaccttggcttttttttgtctcatttctGTTTTATCCAGTGATTTGTGGCAGTAGAGAACTTTACAGGGATTTGCCAGTATTTCTGGTGGCTCTTTCTTTTCTGAGGCAGAGAGTTAATCAAGTTAGGAGTCCAAGCAAAGGACTAGTGATAGGTGAGATCAAGTCATCTGTGGTGAAGACTAGAGTAGAACAACTTCTCATGCTTGCAGTTTGGCTGCCATGATATGTAGAAGATGAGCtactcatctctctctgtgcTGGTACAAGATTAAGCATAGAACTTTGCTTATCCTGCATCAAAACTTACCTACACTTTGGATATTTATAGATCTTGAGGTCCAGAAGGATGTGCCCTAGTTAATTTGTTGCCAGAAAAATAACTATGCCAGGAATGTGGACCTCTTCCAATGAACAGGGACATTTGGATTCCTCTCCCACTGTAGATCTAAGGCTGTTTAAAAGTGTCAAATGAATCACAGCAATCTATGGGTAAGTCCTCCCTGACCAGCTGAAAAATGCTCTGAAGAACTATActgaagcatggtggcacacacctttcacctcagcactcgggagggcagaggcaggcagatctacaaagtgaattccagctAGGGTTGGttgttacacaaagaaatcctgtcttcaaaacaaacaaacaaacaaaaacaaaagacagacaaaaaagt from Mastomys coucha isolate ucsf_1 unplaced genomic scaffold, UCSF_Mcou_1 pScaffold22, whole genome shotgun sequence includes:
- the Znf821 gene encoding zinc finger protein 821 isoform X1, encoding MSRRKQTNPNKVHWDQVFAGLEEQARQAMMKTDFPGDLGSQRQAMQQLRDQDSSSSDSEGDEEETTQDEVSSHTSEEDGGVVKVEKELENAEAPVGSGDALVEHEVTENLNSDPLLELCQCPLCQIDCGSREQLIAHVYQHTAAVVSAKSYMCPVCGRALSSPGSLGRHLLIHSEDQRSNCAVCGARFTSHATFNSEKLPEVLNMESVPQVHSEGPSSAEGKDIACSPPVYPAGILLVCNNCAAYRKLLETQTPSVRKWALRRQNEPLEVRLQRLERERTAKKSRRDNETPEEREVRRMRDREAKRLQRMQETDEQRARRLQRDREAMRLKRANETPEKRQARLIREREAKRLKRRLEKMDMMLRAQFGQDPSAMAALAAEMNFFQLPVNGVELDSQLLGKMAFEEQNNSSLH
- the Znf821 gene encoding zinc finger protein 821 isoform X2; amino-acid sequence: MCPVCGRALSSPGSLGRHLLIHSEDQRSNCAVCGARFTSHATFNSEKLPEVLNMESVPQVHSEGPSSAEGKDIACSPPVYPAGILLVCNNCAAYRKLLETQTPSVRKWALRRQNEPLEVRLQRLERERTAKKSRRDNETPEEREVRRMRDREAKRLQRMQETDEQRARRLQRDREAMRLKRANETPEKRQARLIREREAKRLKRRLEKMDMMLRAQFGQDPSAMAALAAEMNFFQLPVNGVELDSQLLGKMAFEEQNNSSLH